A window of Glycine soja cultivar W05 chromosome 2, ASM419377v2, whole genome shotgun sequence genomic DNA:
ATATCAAGCATAGTCACGGATCGAGGTAGGTTGGTGTCGTTTCAATAATTtacttataataataatcaaatttgaATACCAACCAATGTTCGGCTCAAATAGTTTTTCATATAGTAATCGTTTTGCAGTCTTATCTAGCTAGTTCAGGAAAAGAAAATCTAAGTAAAATTGATTGGTAtttcaaattatgtttttaCCTAATACATCCACCATATCtattcaaacacaaacaaagaTTTAATAATGTCgggaactttttattttatccataaaaattaaagatgagAATCGGAtgagatttataataatttatatattctgtTTAACCAACTGATCTAGATTTTTTGGGTATAATATAGTCAATCTATTAATAGTTCAATTGTGTGAGTGTGATAAATCTTGTATTAAGGTATTTGATTTCttacggataaaaaaatatataattaatttgcaATACCAAGACTTTATTTTGGGTTCAAAACTAAAACTttctgaaaaacaaaaaaggctCAATTGCTTCATCATCATCAGTTGGTGAAGTTTGGTAAACAAGCATGAGGCTCAGTAGCCATAGCAGCAGGAGAAGGCTCAACACTTGGAGAAGGTTCAACAGGCTTCCCAAGCAGCTCAGGAGGCAAATCAGGCACACCCTTCAAGTAGAAGGTGTAGAAAAGCTTGAAAGGGAACACAAGTTGGTGAAGCTTCACTTGTCCATACACACCTTCAAAGATTCCAGAGCCTCCAGAAACAGCCAAATATGTGTCTTGGTATGTTAGATAGGCTCCTTGCACTGATATGTGGCCATAGTCACCAAAGTAGAAGCTGTAAATGGCCTCATATCTGTCACCCTTTTTCTCAGGCTCATGCTGGATGAGCACACACAAGCCTGCAGTTATCCCTAGCCTCTTTTGCAAGTCTCCTGAGTATATCTTGTTGCTGAATGGCACTAAGTCTCCAAGAGAGTTAACTTGCTTCTGGCTTAGCTTGAGGTATGCAGGACTTCCTCGGTCGCGTTCGTTGATTTCGTAGACAAAGAGCTCTTGAACTTTGGCTAGATAGATATGAACAAATTCATCATGAATAAGAAATGATAGAAAATGCTACTCAAAGAGGGTACTAGGAGTTATGAAGCAGGGACTCTGAAACACGGATGCAAGACACCAGACACCAGACACAACATAGACAGATATTTTGGCATGATTAATGTCTAAAATCTAGGATACCGGGACATCATATATACACAAGCATAGAAACTATAATGGAATTAAATATGGAtaacatataacaaaatatttaaattgatggtataatc
This region includes:
- the LOC114385835 gene encoding allene oxide cyclase, chloroplastic-like, which encodes MASMSSLKMISSLKLSHLSCSISPLSTQKQVGSSLFQSFPTKTLKFSATPQVSTSRRSTNKTTTTAFFFNNQKQHQDSSQPTKVQELFVYEINERDRGSPAYLKLSQKQVNSLGDLVPFSNKIYSGDLQKRLGITAGLCVLIQHEPEKKGDRYEAIYSFYFGDYGHISVQGAYLTYQDTYLAVSGGSGIFEGVYGQVKLHQLVFPFKLFYTFYLKGVPDLPPELLGKPVEPSPSVEPSPAAMATEPHACLPNFTN